One window of the Labilibaculum sp. genome contains the following:
- a CDS encoding glycoside hydrolase family 27 protein, producing the protein MIRKYFLILIVFQVFQGYSQKFEDLALTPPMGWNSWNKFGCNVSESLIMEMADAMAESGMRNAGYEYLVIDDCWQVGRDSLGNIIADPERFPSGMKVLVDYVHSKDLKFGIYSCAGSMTCQSRPGSRGYQFQDARTYASWGVDYLKYDWCFDEGQKAEAAYKTMSDALKTSGRPIVFSICEWGESEPWKWGKGIGHLWRTTADIRDCYQCTFDWGGLGILDIIDKQADLFEFAGPGHWNDPDMLEVGNGGMTADENKTHFSMWAMLAAPLMAGNDLRNLDKATAEILMNEEVIAIDQDSDGHQARKFMDMGEYEIWAKPLAEGEVAVCFLNRTNEPWKLNYDWKKQTMYFAKDVSIHRNVYKVKDLWEHKIIGKTDENLVKEIPPHGSLLVRLSKLNK; encoded by the coding sequence ATGATAAGAAAGTATTTTTTAATTTTGATTGTTTTTCAGGTATTTCAAGGATACAGTCAAAAATTTGAAGACTTAGCGCTTACGCCTCCAATGGGATGGAACAGCTGGAATAAATTTGGCTGTAATGTAAGCGAAAGTCTGATTATGGAAATGGCTGATGCAATGGCCGAAAGCGGAATGCGGAATGCTGGTTACGAGTATTTAGTAATTGATGATTGCTGGCAGGTGGGCCGCGATAGTCTTGGAAATATTATTGCCGATCCGGAACGGTTCCCATCAGGAATGAAAGTACTTGTTGATTATGTGCATAGCAAAGACTTAAAATTTGGCATTTACTCCTGTGCTGGTTCAATGACCTGTCAGTCTCGTCCGGGAAGCCGTGGATATCAGTTTCAGGATGCCCGTACTTATGCATCGTGGGGCGTAGATTATTTGAAATACGACTGGTGTTTCGATGAGGGACAAAAAGCTGAAGCTGCTTACAAAACAATGAGTGATGCTCTTAAAACCAGTGGAAGACCGATTGTCTTTTCGATTTGTGAATGGGGCGAAAGTGAGCCTTGGAAGTGGGGAAAAGGAATTGGGCATTTGTGGAGAACTACGGCCGATATTCGGGATTGTTATCAATGTACTTTTGATTGGGGCGGTCTTGGTATACTCGACATCATTGATAAACAAGCTGATTTATTTGAATTTGCAGGTCCCGGACATTGGAATGATCCTGATATGCTGGAAGTGGGAAATGGAGGTATGACAGCAGATGAAAATAAAACTCATTTTTCGATGTGGGCCATGTTAGCCGCACCATTGATGGCAGGAAACGATTTGCGAAATTTGGATAAGGCAACAGCTGAAATTCTCATGAATGAGGAGGTAATTGCAATTGATCAGGATTCAGATGGGCACCAGGCCAGAAAATTTATGGACATGGGCGAATATGAAATCTGGGCAAAACCGCTTGCTGAAGGAGAAGTGGCTGTATGTTTTTTAAACCGAACAAATGAACCCTGGAAATTGAATTACGACTGGAAAAAACAGACGATGTATTTTGCAAAAGATGTTAGTATTCATCGAAATGTATACAAGGTAAAAGATTTGTGGGAGCATAAAATCATCGGGAAAACAGATGAAAACCTTGTTAAAGAAATTCCTCCTCATGGAAGCTTGTTGGTTCGCTTGTCGAAGTTAAATAAATAA
- a CDS encoding DPP IV N-terminal domain-containing protein translates to MKIQTISIIMFLLLGAGNIFAQGDLKDYQEAEKWLYNNSRSKIYNTGIQPNWIGKGDSLWYSTKTRKGKEYFLVNVKQKQKMPLFDHAKLAEKVTEFLHKEYKAYDLKLTGLSLKGRDTLKFTADTSCFTINLRNYQLKPATNPEKRNTTELPAPNNKQIAFIKDYNIYLKDKDGSNIVPLSTDGCETLSYGNSIPWEFVRNESKKQDVEYGISAYWSPDSKYLICSKFNRKEAQNLYMYHSAPEKGLRGEVYSYERALAGDTCLAKTSYVIFNIESGKQIECDLPEYASFLEGGFEWKSDTHAYIIRYQRGYQTRELIDVNVETGKTRTVISETADTYVDVNMLLYRINRTSNNIIWSSEKEGWNQLYLYDYETGRQINKITKGDYVVREICKVDDKKGKIYFTACGIEKGDPYYTYLYSINLDGSGLKLLSPENATHTCSISPNGKYVFDDYSRVDLPNHFLIRNAKNGNKVLDIAQLDIDDILAMGWKAPEMYTVKARDNKTDIYGVIYRPFKMDSTKRYPIIDGTYSGPQTIRTPKSFTSALYSMDVSLAQIGFIVMTVDGLGSAYRSKKFHDFSYKNLGDIGAPDHIKAIREMAVKYPYIDIENVGIYGHSAGGYDAAHALLTHPDFYKVGVSSAGNHDHRIAKAWWPELYMGFPAGKHYDEQSNLSLADQLQGKLMLAHGNMDNNVNAASSMRMADALIKANKDFELLLIPECDHSSLYYNKYFIRKRWDYFVKNLWHKEAPDCYEIKK, encoded by the coding sequence ATGAAAATACAAACTATATCGATTATTATGTTTTTACTTCTTGGTGCAGGAAATATATTTGCACAAGGAGATTTGAAAGACTATCAGGAAGCAGAAAAATGGCTTTATAATAATTCACGGAGTAAGATATACAATACGGGAATTCAACCCAACTGGATTGGTAAGGGAGATTCATTATGGTATTCAACCAAAACAAGAAAAGGGAAAGAGTACTTTTTGGTGAACGTGAAACAGAAACAAAAAATGCCTTTGTTTGATCATGCGAAATTGGCAGAAAAAGTTACTGAGTTTTTGCATAAAGAATACAAAGCGTATGATTTAAAATTAACAGGACTTAGTTTAAAAGGGAGAGATACATTAAAGTTTACTGCAGACACTTCTTGTTTTACAATCAATTTGAGAAACTATCAATTAAAACCGGCAACGAATCCCGAAAAAAGAAATACAACTGAGTTGCCTGCTCCAAACAACAAACAAATTGCTTTTATTAAGGATTATAATATCTATCTGAAAGATAAAGATGGTAGTAATATTGTTCCCTTAAGTACAGATGGGTGCGAAACACTTAGTTACGGCAATTCCATTCCATGGGAATTTGTTCGAAATGAAAGCAAAAAGCAAGATGTAGAATACGGAATAAGTGCGTATTGGTCTCCTGATTCAAAATATCTTATTTGCAGCAAGTTTAACCGTAAAGAAGCTCAAAATTTATATATGTATCACAGTGCTCCTGAAAAAGGCTTGCGGGGCGAAGTATATTCTTACGAACGCGCCCTGGCAGGAGATACATGTCTTGCTAAAACTTCGTATGTTATTTTTAATATCGAATCGGGTAAGCAAATAGAATGTGACCTTCCGGAATATGCAAGCTTTTTAGAAGGTGGCTTTGAATGGAAATCTGATACACATGCTTATATTATTCGTTACCAAAGAGGGTATCAAACAAGGGAATTAATCGATGTAAATGTTGAGACAGGGAAAACCAGAACTGTGATTTCTGAAACCGCCGATACCTATGTGGATGTAAATATGCTTTTGTACCGGATCAATAGAACCAGTAACAATATTATTTGGTCATCGGAGAAAGAAGGCTGGAACCAGTTGTATCTGTACGACTATGAAACCGGCAGGCAAATAAATAAAATCACCAAGGGGGATTACGTGGTTCGTGAAATCTGTAAGGTGGATGATAAAAAGGGGAAAATATATTTCACTGCCTGTGGAATAGAAAAAGGTGATCCATATTACACATATCTTTATTCAATTAATCTTGATGGTTCAGGATTGAAATTGCTAAGTCCTGAAAATGCAACCCATACCTGTTCAATAAGTCCGAATGGTAAATATGTTTTCGATGATTATTCGCGTGTTGATTTGCCCAATCATTTTTTAATTCGAAATGCAAAAAACGGAAATAAAGTTTTGGATATTGCACAGCTTGATATTGACGATATTCTTGCAATGGGATGGAAAGCTCCGGAGATGTATACCGTAAAAGCGAGAGATAACAAAACAGACATTTATGGAGTGATTTATCGTCCTTTTAAGATGGATTCTACAAAAAGGTATCCGATAATAGATGGTACTTATTCCGGTCCGCAAACAATTCGTACACCTAAATCATTTACTTCGGCATTGTACAGTATGGATGTGTCATTGGCACAAATAGGTTTTATTGTAATGACTGTTGATGGTTTGGGCTCTGCTTACCGTTCTAAAAAATTTCATGATTTCTCTTATAAAAACCTTGGCGATATAGGTGCTCCTGATCATATCAAAGCGATCAGGGAAATGGCGGTTAAATATCCATATATCGATATCGAGAATGTTGGAATCTATGGTCATTCGGCCGGAGGATACGATGCCGCTCATGCTTTATTGACTCATCCGGATTTTTACAAGGTTGGTGTTTCTTCGGCAGGGAATCACGATCATAGAATTGCCAAAGCATGGTGGCCCGAATTGTACATGGGATTTCCCGCAGGGAAACATTACGACGAGCAATCCAATTTGTCTTTAGCTGACCAACTGCAAGGCAAATTAATGTTGGCGCATGGAAACATGGACAACAATGTAAATGCGGCTTCATCTATGCGAATGGCAGATGCTTTAATAAAAGCCAATAAAGATTTTGAATTGCTGTTGATTCCGGAATGTGATCACAGCAGTCTTTACTACAATAAGTATTTTATTCGGAAACGCTGGGATTATTTCGTGAAGAATTTGTGGCACAAAGAAGCTCCTGATTGTTACGAGATAAAAAAATAA
- a CDS encoding two-component regulator propeller domain-containing protein, whose amino-acid sequence MANNIPDKKEPKTLVQHMLLKLIAVFFYVLQFTPAYAIEVPSLYFSNLRQEDGLPSNITSSVVQDQKEFIWIGTANGVCRYDGYTTIVFKNDGSPNSLPTNNISSLLIDGDTLWVGTWKGLCKINTKTLEISRVNLGPDVTIRCLYKSMDNKIWIGTSNGLLAYSKELNKFDFFNDTNSELSHSTIRCFYETKDGSLWIGTYNKLNRFKNGKFESFNLKGDYKPYLKNNLILDICPFSETNDSILYVGTETGLAVFNTNSFKHQLYNSSNTSISNEVVKCIYTDEDKLWLGTDFGLSIFDMNLKCINTYFHNPIINHSITNNVVWDIFRDSSNTLWFLTSNGISLINKENPFFKLHEEFYSVNNQKAGNQIRDILVTEDETMYMATIHGVIIRDPHTNKKTYFTADAKDNKKLLLDNAYALAEDPYGCIWIGTAGGINVWNPKLQVMKSISANKSNGLTSNYISSFAISKDGSVWVNAWEGGIFKLTGNMQTLESIHFTKVEDSAPDFIYACNENIYYSKANKLWTINNKTLATEPVREINKFINNQSVSCMNASKDESIWMATENQLIHYTPKLESIVSYPLNNPVIGDPISIETDQENNIWMAGLTAVIKYEVRTGAIISMPLNPHYPLKNFYSQCSAISTSGKVYFGGDNGYVEANTNTEDFQPACPKSVISAIKVNNDLITSRNHSKLLEKDIAYTDKISLTYSNNSLTFFFSTLNYWLPQKSHFRYRLNNLDTDWHSTQNVNFAAYSNLKPGNYNLEVEAINYAGIQSKTTTKLAVVIQPPLWLSNPFIVLYLLLCITVVYSIFKLYAKRQKLNNQLRIANLEKNHSEEILNTKQQFFTNISHEFRTPLSLITPPIQQVLKSGALQGKNLEMLKLAEKNSKRLLTLINQILDFRKLESQTIPLLKRHIELTSFCEEIFDSFKDMASRNEVNYTLTCGIAPVNVILDKEKIEAILFNLLINAFKHTPPEGSIEMSVDIVNDENRNKIKISVSDTGSGIPADDISKIFDNFYQSENNPTDQQGTGIGLSMAKQYAGLHQGNICVKSKTGLGSTFTFTFPLEEGELITAEQPQQTNTGSQTAILKQLPPNKDLKHILIVDDNPDILDYIEMNLETDYCIHKASNGSKGFDLTVEVKPEIIISDIMMPVMDGIEMCKKIKQNTSTKQIPIILLTAKTLDIQKTEGIEVGANMYITKPFDINYLKACINNIVSRKEQLHDFIKKELLINPLEENNPDRNQDEQFLKKVMEFISENISNPDLSVEMISSKMNLSSTHLYRKLKAITNQSTKDILKNYRLQKAAQMIKNNEGNITEIMYSVGFNSLSGFSKSFKSIFGVSPSEYGKLE is encoded by the coding sequence ATGGCAAATAATATTCCAGATAAAAAAGAGCCTAAAACACTGGTACAGCATATGCTGTTAAAACTAATAGCTGTATTCTTTTACGTGCTCCAATTTACACCGGCTTATGCCATTGAAGTACCCTCATTGTATTTTAGTAATTTAAGACAGGAAGACGGACTCCCGTCAAACATCACAAGTTCGGTAGTTCAGGATCAAAAGGAATTTATTTGGATCGGAACAGCAAATGGGGTGTGCAGGTACGATGGCTATACAACTATTGTATTTAAAAATGATGGCTCTCCAAATTCCCTGCCTACGAACAATATTAGTTCCTTACTAATAGACGGCGATACCCTATGGGTCGGAACCTGGAAAGGTTTGTGCAAAATAAATACCAAAACATTAGAAATAAGCAGAGTGAATCTGGGACCCGACGTTACCATTCGCTGTCTTTACAAATCGATGGATAACAAAATTTGGATTGGAACTTCAAATGGGCTTTTAGCTTACAGCAAAGAACTAAATAAGTTTGATTTTTTTAATGATACAAATAGTGAATTAAGCCACTCTACCATACGATGCTTTTATGAAACCAAAGACGGTTCCTTATGGATTGGAACCTATAATAAACTAAACCGCTTTAAAAACGGGAAATTTGAATCGTTTAATTTAAAAGGAGATTACAAACCTTACTTAAAAAATAATCTGATATTGGATATTTGTCCCTTTTCGGAAACAAACGACTCAATTCTTTATGTTGGTACGGAAACAGGACTCGCTGTGTTTAACACAAACAGTTTTAAACACCAATTGTATAACAGCTCAAATACCAGCATCAGTAACGAAGTTGTTAAATGTATCTATACAGATGAGGATAAATTATGGCTTGGAACAGATTTCGGTTTGTCAATTTTCGACATGAATCTGAAATGCATCAACACTTACTTCCACAATCCAATTATCAATCATAGCATTACCAACAACGTTGTGTGGGATATTTTTCGTGACAGCAGCAATACATTATGGTTCCTAACCTCCAATGGCATAAGCTTAATCAATAAAGAAAATCCATTTTTCAAACTTCATGAAGAATTCTATTCTGTAAACAATCAAAAGGCTGGAAATCAGATCAGAGACATTCTTGTGACAGAAGATGAAACCATGTATATGGCAACCATTCACGGTGTAATTATCCGCGATCCACACACCAATAAAAAAACTTATTTTACGGCTGACGCCAAAGACAATAAAAAATTATTACTTGATAATGCCTATGCCTTAGCCGAAGACCCTTATGGCTGCATATGGATTGGGACAGCAGGAGGAATTAACGTTTGGAATCCAAAGCTGCAGGTGATGAAATCGATCAGTGCAAACAAAAGCAATGGTTTAACCTCAAATTACATCAGCTCTTTTGCCATCAGCAAAGATGGTTCGGTATGGGTGAATGCCTGGGAAGGCGGTATTTTTAAACTAACCGGTAACATGCAAACCCTTGAGTCGATTCATTTTACAAAGGTGGAAGATTCTGCTCCTGATTTTATTTATGCCTGCAATGAAAACATATACTACAGCAAGGCAAACAAATTATGGACAATCAATAACAAGACCCTAGCAACTGAGCCTGTTCGTGAAATCAACAAATTCATTAATAATCAATCTGTTTCCTGCATGAACGCCTCAAAAGATGAATCGATTTGGATGGCGACAGAGAATCAATTGATTCATTACACACCTAAATTAGAAAGCATCGTCAGCTATCCGTTAAACAACCCTGTGATTGGTGACCCAATTAGTATTGAAACAGATCAGGAAAACAATATTTGGATGGCAGGATTGACTGCTGTAATCAAATATGAAGTTCGTACCGGAGCAATAATATCCATGCCTCTGAATCCGCATTACCCTTTAAAAAATTTCTATTCTCAATGCAGTGCAATCTCTACGTCTGGCAAGGTATATTTTGGAGGCGACAACGGTTACGTTGAAGCAAATACGAATACAGAAGATTTTCAACCGGCCTGTCCAAAATCCGTTATTTCTGCTATAAAAGTTAATAATGATCTGATTACGTCGCGCAATCATTCAAAATTATTAGAAAAAGACATTGCCTATACTGATAAAATAAGTCTAACATATTCAAACAATTCTCTGACATTTTTTTTCTCGACATTAAACTATTGGCTGCCCCAAAAGAGCCATTTCCGATACCGTCTCAACAACTTGGATACAGACTGGCACAGCACTCAAAACGTTAACTTTGCTGCCTATTCAAACCTAAAACCGGGAAATTACAATTTAGAAGTTGAAGCCATCAATTATGCCGGAATTCAAAGTAAAACAACTACCAAATTAGCTGTTGTAATTCAACCTCCTTTATGGTTAAGCAATCCTTTTATCGTTTTGTACCTGTTGCTGTGCATAACAGTAGTTTATTCTATTTTTAAACTATACGCCAAAAGACAAAAATTGAACAACCAATTGCGCATCGCCAATCTGGAAAAAAATCACTCGGAAGAGATCCTGAATACAAAACAACAATTTTTCACAAACATATCTCATGAATTCCGAACTCCCTTAAGTTTGATAACACCACCCATTCAACAGGTTCTAAAATCAGGTGCTCTGCAAGGGAAAAACCTTGAAATGCTGAAATTAGCTGAGAAAAATTCAAAACGTTTGTTGACACTCATCAACCAAATTCTAGATTTCAGAAAATTGGAAAGTCAAACCATCCCCTTATTAAAAAGACACATAGAATTAACAAGTTTCTGCGAGGAGATATTTGATTCTTTTAAAGATATGGCCTCACGCAACGAGGTAAATTACACATTAACCTGTGGTATTGCACCAGTCAATGTAATTCTTGATAAGGAAAAAATTGAGGCCATTCTATTCAATTTGCTAATCAATGCATTCAAACATACTCCCCCCGAAGGAAGCATTGAAATGTCGGTTGATATTGTGAACGATGAGAATCGGAACAAAATAAAAATATCGGTATCGGATACCGGATCTGGTATCCCTGCTGACGATATAAGTAAAATTTTTGACAACTTTTACCAATCAGAAAACAACCCAACCGACCAACAAGGAACCGGAATTGGTTTGTCCATGGCGAAACAATATGCCGGTTTGCATCAGGGAAATATATGCGTAAAAAGTAAAACTGGATTGGGAAGCACGTTTACATTTACTTTTCCGCTTGAAGAGGGAGAGCTGATTACAGCAGAACAACCCCAACAAACTAATACAGGCAGCCAAACTGCAATTCTGAAACAACTGCCACCGAACAAAGATCTAAAGCATATTTTAATTGTTGATGATAATCCTGATATTCTTGATTACATTGAAATGAATCTGGAAACTGATTACTGCATCCATAAAGCCAGTAATGGAAGTAAGGGTTTTGATTTGACTGTAGAAGTAAAGCCTGAAATAATTATTTCTGATATTATGATGCCTGTAATGGATGGTATTGAAATGTGTAAAAAAATAAAACAAAACACCTCAACAAAGCAGATTCCCATCATCCTGCTGACAGCAAAAACTCTGGATATACAAAAAACAGAAGGAATTGAAGTGGGTGCCAACATGTATATCACAAAACCATTCGACATCAATTACTTAAAAGCCTGCATCAACAATATTGTAAGCAGAAAAGAACAATTGCATGATTTTATAAAAAAGGAACTGCTGATTAATCCATTGGAAGAAAATAATCCAGACAGAAATCAGGATGAACAATTTTTGAAAAAGGTGATGGAATTTATCTCCGAGAACATCAGCAATCCTGATTTATCCGTTGAAATGATCAGCTCAAAAATGAACCTTAGCTCAACGCATTTATACCGCAAACTAAAAGCCATTACCAATCAATCAACCAAAGACATATTAAAAAACTACAGGCTTCAAAAGGCAGCCCAAATGATCAAAAACAACGAAGGTAACATTACCGAAATCATGTATAGTGTTGGATTCAACAGTCTCTCCGGTTTTTCAAAAAGCTTTAAAAGTATTTTTGGTGTTTCCCCCAGTGAATATGGAAAATTGGAATAA
- a CDS encoding glycosyl hydrolase 53 family protein: MKVIKQSFALFLILLINQSCVSKGGNKESKDSDLAVKSVSGFVMGVDLSYVNQIEDFDGVYKEDGKQKDVYSIFKEHGANMVRLRIWNNPDWIYGVYNENSSLYSGFADVKKSIRRAKAQGMAVNLDFHYSDTWADPGHQTVPKAWENITDINVLSDSVYQYTYSVLNELYKENLLPEMVQIGNETNCGLMHTDTNENFPKLSICDDNWTSLGKVLNAGIQAVRDIDAKTGKSTIIALHVADPKNLDFWYKGIINKAGVTGFDVAGFSYYPHWHTEVSFSDLPNVVKNLRADINKDVMILETAYPYTLEDNDSYTNIFGAESAVEGYPISVEGQRSFLIDLTKNMMDAGAKGVMYWEPAWISSNMKDLWGKGSAWDNATFFDSSGNLTKGIDYMSYDNKKK, encoded by the coding sequence ATGAAAGTAATAAAGCAAAGCTTTGCACTCTTTTTAATTCTACTTATTAACCAATCTTGTGTTAGCAAGGGTGGAAATAAGGAAAGTAAAGATTCTGATTTGGCAGTAAAATCTGTAAGCGGGTTTGTAATGGGAGTAGATCTTTCCTATGTAAATCAAATTGAAGATTTTGATGGGGTATATAAAGAGGATGGGAAGCAGAAAGATGTTTATTCGATATTTAAAGAACATGGAGCCAATATGGTGAGACTCAGGATTTGGAATAATCCGGATTGGATTTATGGAGTTTATAATGAAAACAGCTCATTGTATAGTGGTTTTGCTGATGTGAAAAAATCCATCCGCAGAGCGAAAGCACAAGGCATGGCTGTTAATCTTGATTTCCATTATTCCGACACATGGGCAGATCCCGGACATCAGACGGTACCTAAGGCCTGGGAGAATATCACGGACATCAATGTGCTTTCGGATTCTGTTTACCAATATACTTATTCGGTTTTGAACGAGTTGTACAAAGAGAATTTGCTGCCGGAAATGGTACAGATAGGCAATGAAACCAATTGTGGATTAATGCATACTGATACGAATGAGAATTTCCCAAAACTATCCATTTGTGATGATAATTGGACTAGTTTGGGAAAGGTATTAAATGCAGGAATACAGGCAGTAAGAGATATTGATGCTAAAACAGGAAAGTCAACCATTATTGCTCTTCATGTAGCTGATCCAAAAAATCTGGATTTTTGGTACAAAGGAATTATTAATAAAGCAGGTGTTACCGGTTTTGATGTGGCCGGGTTTTCATACTATCCACACTGGCATACTGAGGTTTCTTTTTCGGACTTACCCAATGTGGTTAAAAATTTACGTGCCGATATCAATAAGGATGTGATGATTCTTGAAACAGCTTATCCATATACTCTTGAAGATAATGATAGCTACACCAATATTTTTGGTGCAGAAAGTGCTGTGGAAGGATATCCAATCAGTGTGGAAGGGCAACGTTCGTTCCTGATCGATTTGACGAAAAACATGATGGATGCCGGAGCAAAAGGTGTTATGTATTGGGAGCCGGCGTGGATTTCTTCTAATATGAAAGATCTTTGGGGAAAGGGTTCTGCATGGGATAATGCAACGTTTTTCGATTCTTCGGGGAATCTTACAAAAGGAATTGATTATATGTCGTATGACAACAAAAAGAAATAG